TTAACGTCCACGTTGGCTTGTGACCCAGATAGGTGGAGTTTTTTCGAGATAATGGGGATACTTAGGGAAATGGGTTATGTAAACATTAAAGAGTTGTGGTATAAAGTTAGTAAGTCAGTTGTATTGGagaacaatttgaaaattttgtctGGTGACATGGGTGCAATGCACATGGTCAATATTGCTAGAAGGAATGGGCATGTTCATATGTTTGTTAGTCACTCAATTTGTGAAGCTGAGGTTGTGGACAATTTTTTGGAATATTTCGCTGAAGAGGTGGTGGCAGAAACAAAAACTAGAAATATTGAGGTCCAGGCTGAGGTCGATGGTCATAGTGGTTGTGGCGATGGAGATCACATTAATTATGTGGAGGATAATAATGTGGTTCATGAGGCTAAAATACAACAAGATAATAATGGTTGTGACATGGAATATGAATTGGAGGATGACGCTGATAGTCACCATAGCATTAGGGTGCAACCACAAACTGAAATGGATCCTGAAATTTAGGTTCTTGTCAATGTTGAGGTTCAGTCAGAAACTGAAGTTTAGGAAAATATGAGGTTGAAGAAGAAGTTGGTGTCCTATAAATAATGAGGTTCTTGTCAATGTTTTGTCCCTCATTGGTTCAAAATCTCAATCTATGAAGAGACCTACAATTCCATCATATTCCCTTGTAACAATCAACAAATGTGGATTCAAATAGAATTTCCATATGTATTGCCCCCTCCTAAACGAATTCTACTAGGAAGacctaaaaagaaaagaagacttGAAGCTTGGGAGACGAACAAGAATGGGAAGTAGATTACAAAATATGGCTTGACTAAAAATGTATCCAACAAATATGGGATCAGAACAACCATCAGCACCTGTAACAACTCAACCAACAAATGTAGGATCAGAacggccaccaccaccatctaTGACTCAACCAAGTCAGTCATCAGAGCAGCCACCACCAACACCTTTGACTCAACCAAGTCAGTCAtcacaacaaccaccaccaacaccaaaTCAGGCAACTCACTCATCACATCAGCCACCACAACAAGCAGCACACCAAGCAGGATCAAAAACAATTGTAGGAAGTCACTCATGCCACCTTCCAATTCCTCGTCCAACCTCAACCTCAACCATACCTAATAGAAGACAGAAACTCCAGCATAAGAGAGGACGTGTGTGGAAGCCATGAGGCTTGCTTATGCTTTTTTTGATGTTGCACCATTTATTTTGGGGCTTTGATGTATTATGCAGCTTTTAGATTTCTAAGTTAAGAATGCTTTGTCTACTTTTATTTTGCAGCTTTTACATTGTAAGTTCAAAAATCCGAAACAATATTGGATGTCTTTTGTGTTGTAACATTAAGTACAATGATGTGTTTATATAATATTGTGTTATGAGTGAAAATTTCTCTTTATTCAATGTTTGTAATGGTTGTATTCGATACCGAACAAAGATTTCTTTAACaccaatttttcattaattactaACCAATACAACAATTCAACTTTTCAATTACATATTTCAAGTCAATAAAATGACATACACAAACTGATACCCCCCAATACACAAACTAATACCCCCAATACAGATTCAACACCACCTAATACAGATTTAATCACACACGTTTCATCAATCGTGACAACACAATGATGTTCACTACAACTAATAAACACACTATCCCTAGTACAACATTAACAAACATTTTGGATCCCTTAAGTTCTTTCTCCAGAATATATATCTTCCTCCTCTGCCTTATAATAGTGTTATCCCTTTCATCACTAGCATCTCCCGAACACCATTTAAAGTAATTACAACCAATGAAAGCTTCACTTCCCCTCTACTATTGATAACATTCAGAACACAAAACAACCTTCATGTTAGTTGCAACCACTTATTGATGAGCGAATCACAGAAAAAGGGTGATGGATCTAGCCTTGTAATTAGGACAACCTCAAAATTGCTTCCCACCATTTTTAGTAGTTCGAGCTGTTCTTAACACAACAACCTCTCCACAGTTGCAAGTGGGTGCTCCACCATGTGACAAAACCGCACCATCGTGATTAGATAACCTAGGATTTTGCATACCCCACGAGTTACAAGAGAGGAGCAAGATGAAGAACAGTGGCCCCTAGACATCACTCAAAATTAATAAAGCTTGGCAAATGAAGAAGAACTCCAGCAGAACGAAGAACAACAGTGAAATTAGGACAAATGAACAATTTTATCTCCATAAATAACCTTCGTTGCTACCTCATTACACCACATTGATGACCAGGTATTCAAAACTTGCCACGTTCCTGTTCCAAACTAACACAGTGGCACTATTCTGACACTGTTTAACCAAAACTAACAGGAGGGACCATTTTAAACTGTTTTAAAAAGTGGAGGAGTAAATTGAACTCCGAAAAAATTTGGAGACCAAAATGAACTCAACATATAAATTAGAAGACCAAAAATCTAATCAAACCTAAATTTTATGTTAGATTGTTGTAACTGAGACAAATTAATTATGGTTATTTTGAaggaaaacattaaatattattttatgagcTTGAATTAAAGTGAGTAAGTGATGATGTTTGACCAAATTATGGATCCTATTAACCATTTTGGATGTATTTTACAATTGTTATTGTGTTTTACAATTGTTATTGTTAAACTGGTCttaggtaaaacttttgaaaaacagtttattttgttgcatgacaatatattttatgatatttacaCTTAAATAGAGAATTTTTGTTTAAGCAAAAATAATACAGAGATTGATACCTTATTTTGGAAATACTTTTTTCTcaagtgaattttttttttcaaacgaGAACAAGAAAGAAAATGGGATCGCAAGTCAACCTTTGCCTCTGTCAAATTTTCAATCAagctaaaaaagaaaaaaccctttttttcctttcttttttctttcgtGACTCTTAAATGgattatatgtaaatatttattacgaatataaattgaatgtcaatttatacatttaatttattgatttttgtttaaatgatatatttttgttcatatATATGAGATAATACATGAGATAATACgtgaaacatttattttttattaagtattgACACCTATAAGAAGAATTTGCTTACTCTGatagtatataaaataaaaacttagaGAGGAATTCTTGCATACTATGGCATTTGTATATGTGTAGTCTGATCTATTATTTTTGGATTCCCTTGTAAATCTAAATTTTGGATTGGATATACGTTAATTTTAATAGAacatacttaatatttttttttttatattttgcttgttgAATATCATATATCTATATGTGGTTTATATAATTATTGCACATCGGTATTTTATTGAACTTTAATTattgtggtttttttaattaaaatgtctccttttatatacaatttgttatgttaaaaattttgtttaaatagtttaatcttatatatgttatttatttagtgAACTGTTGTACTATATAAGTAGATCGGGATATAGTTACATGTGCAAGAGAAACAACTCAAAAGGAATTGAAGTTTTATCTATgactttatttttgtaaaaatttgtatttatataaagagattttGCATATGTTTAATGTGTATTTCGAAGCATTGTGGTTTTATTAGAGTGTTTCTActtaattctattttatttactgatataatattttatttttgattaaatatatttaatattaaattatttaattaatgtttatatttatcattttagttttttaaacatttatcttttatacatagaaacatttattaataagaattaaattaatatattaaactgttttatttcatattattttaattacttattttactatgatataaaagttatacgagttaatattaataatataattattaacaatagtaataaattatttcaattaaataataacaaagtaTTTATAAACATTGATTAcgatttcaatataattgattatgtcataaatattttatttatgaacgtaattcattatattaaaattaaaattttagtatatttaaattatgataaattgtCTTAAAACCACAATCAGTCGTTTTtcttataaattcaaatttaatttttatataaaaataaaattataaataaatatgtttttagttctaaactttgatattaaattaaaaaattttaatatttcaaacgatataatttagtatcaaattttaaaagtaatagaTGATTCTCGTAGTCCAACTACATTACATTACACatcaaaagaaatttaatatagGTTAAATTGTTCCATTGGTCCCTAATTTcgtatgaaaatttgaatttggtccctctttTCGAAAAAGTGTTAAATAGGTCCCTAATTTTGGAAAGTTGTCTCAATGAAGCCCCTTCCGTTAAAAATGCAGAAACGGCGTTAAGAGCACAGTGACGTGGATATGGTGGACTGAAACgtgtcatttatatttaaatttattgaaaaatagttCAGAATTGCTATATATAACTGCAATTAATCATCCATAAACCCCTATGTTCATGTTGTTGCGTCTGCGTGTGGGGGAAATGTCGTGTGGACAGTGTTCATCCTGCAATGGTGGCGGAAATCAAAACCTAAGTGCGTTGTTTTGTGGTGGAAGTGGGTCTACAGATTTGGGCGTGTCAGTGATGTGCTATTGTGGAGAGAAAGCAGCATTGAGAACTGCAAGAACATTGAAGAACAAGGGCAAAAAATTTTGGGGCTGCCCTAAGTATAAGGTGAGTTTAGGTGAGTTACATGGAAAGTTTGTTTTGAAGAAGCTGAGGATTTAACGTTTTTTTATTGAAGGTAACATTATTTTGTGAATTTGGAACAGAGTGGAAGTGATCAATGTGGTGGGTGCAATTATTTCAAATGGTTTACTGATAATGAGATCGAGGAAAAGGGTTGGAGCAGTCAGAAAATTGAAGGAATGGGTGGTGGGAAGctgaaaattgaagaaatggGTTGTGATGGGAAGCTGAGTATCAAGAACGTTGAAGAAATGGGTTGTCGTGGGAAAAAGAATGCAGAAAAGGCTGCTGCAGTGAGGTCTGTGGTGGCAAAAGAAATGGAGAAATGTATGAAGTCAATTGAAAACACTGCTGCAGTGAGGTCTGTGGTGGCAGAAGAAATGGAGAAATGTATGAAGTCAATTGAAAATAGGCTAACAGTGTTGACAGTGGTAGTTGGAGTTTTGTGTGTATTGAATATCATTGTAGTGTATGTGTTGGTTACAAAAGCATGAGTCTTTTTTTTAGTTCATGTACGTggtttgtgttgttattgtaatgttttattatgaatgaaaagttTTCGAACCTGTTGTTTTCGAacctcttttataaatttataagtaaCAAAATAAGGAAAAGAGAAATAAGCTTGAGCACTTAATCTTGATAAACAAATAATGACACCTGGTTATATTGATAAACATGTGCTCCAGCACTCAAACATTCAACATCACAAAAGAAATATGGTCCACCATGTAAACCTGTTACAACACCAAAATAATGGTCCATAAATGGATTTGATGATCCACACAACAAAAACAGCAGCTGCTTTTAAGTGTTTACAAATATGGTTCAAAATAGgagttcaaaaaaaaaaactacatcaAATCTTGATCCATGTCATGGTTTCCATATGCGTCCCCTCCTTGCATTCAGCTTGGGCCTAATGGGTGCTGTATGACGTGGTGCTTGTGATGGTCTGTTTGGTTGGGCAGATGAGGGTGGGTGTTGTTGAGATGATTGAGCAGAAGGCAGTGGTTGTGGGTTTGGTTGTTGAGATGATTGAGTAGCAGCCACTGATGGTGGGTTTGGTTGTTGAGATGATTGAGTAGAAGCCACTGGTGGTGGGGGGTTGTGTTGTTGGGATGATTGAGCAGAAGCCACTGGTGGTGGGGGGTTCTGTTGTTGGGATGATTGAGCAGAAGCCACTGGTGGTGGGGGGTTGTGTTGTTGAGCTGATTCAGTAGAAGGCACTGTTGTTGGTGGGTTTGGTTGATTGGATGCTTCAGATATTGTCTTCAAATGTGCCTTATATTGGGAGCACTTGCTTTTGTTGTGACCAAGTTGCCTACAAAATCCACATCTTTTTCTTAATCCAGCATTTGTCATCTGCGTTTCATCTTTCCTAAGCTCCCAATCTTGtaatcttctcttcttctttggtCTTCCTGGCATAATTCTCTTCTCAGGTGGCAACAAATCAGGATATGGTGTTATATCCCATAGATTCTGACCATTGATGGGGAATATGATTGAGGAATAGGTTTCCTCGTAGGTGCTCTTCCTAAACCAAGTAGAGATGAATTCTTCTCCATTAATCCCCAAGAACTTCATAGCAGAAAGAGAATGGCAGCACGGAATCCCACTTATGCTCCATTTTCGACATGTGCATGATGCCTCGTCTATGTTAACCACAAACTTGTCCCCAATTTGTGAGACATGCCTGACCTCAAAGATTTTTTCTGCTGACCAGCTGTGTAAGTGGAAGAAAAATACGTTAGAAAACATGCATGTACATGTAAAGTATTACAAGCAGACAACCAAACACAAACTTACTTAGGGATCCAATTTTTTGTCATCTTTGATTCACTTTCAAACCTGCTATAAATCTTAGGACAGATTGCACGTCTATATCTTTGACACTTTTCTCTGTTGGCTGCCCATCTATTCATCAGGTAAAGTCTGATTTCTTCAAGCATCTTGATTATTGGCTTAGTCCTTGTACTGACCAAGACACTATTAAAAGCCTCTGACATGTTGTTCACTATTGTATCACATTGGGCACCAGGAGTGAATCGAGAACGTGAATTGAAAGGAGTTGGTCTGATATGAATGTTTGTACCTTTTGTTGGTCTGATATGAATGTGCACCCTCCACATAGTTGTTTACCACCTAGATCTTCAATCAATAGGTCTAAAAACCAAGTCCATGCCTCCTTATTCTCCACCTCAACGACAGCATAGGCAATGGGTAGCATCTGGTCATTCCCATCTCTACCTATAGCTGTTAACAACTCTCCTCCGTATTTGCCCTTCAAAAAACAACCATCTAATCCTATAATAGGCCTGCA
This region of Vigna unguiculata cultivar IT97K-499-35 chromosome 5, ASM411807v1, whole genome shotgun sequence genomic DNA includes:
- the LOC114184397 gene encoding uncharacterized protein LOC114184397, with the translated sequence MSCGQCSSCNGGGNQNLSALFCGGSGSTDLGVSVMCYCGEKAALRTARTLKNKGKKFWGCPKYKSGSDQCGGCNYFKWFTDNEIEEKGWSSQKIEGMGGGKLKIEEMGCDGKLSIKNVEEMGCRGKKNAEKAAAVRSVVAKEMEKCMKSIENTAAVRSVVAEEMEKCMKSIENRLTVLTVVVGVLCVLNIIVVYVLVTKA